The Trichomycterus rosablanca isolate fTriRos1 chromosome 13, fTriRos1.hap1, whole genome shotgun sequence sequence AACAATGATAATACTGTAGTAATTTGTACATAATATTATTGTATCATCAGCTGACGCTTAATTTGAACTGAGCAGAGCTGCTGCAAGAGTGTATACTGCTGATTTGTGACTCCCTCTCACCCACTCTGTGTACATGTGCCAGTGTATTCTTTTAtactgattttgtaaaaatcacTGCAGTTCTAATCCAATCAAAAAATATTGATgttgtaaataagtaagtaatgaCAGAACTGTtatgcattaaaatcacaaacactGAAGCTGTTTCTTATCCATGTATAGTCTGACTGCCTGTTCAGTTTTGCACACATGGTTCTGtgcatacattttattatttttacagaaatgatgtgGATTGTTTATATCATGTTTCAGTATAGATTATGATATATTTAGAACTGTTAAGGTAGAACTCTTGCTCTTGCTTTTATATTAACCACACTTATAATATCAGATGAAGATTTAAGATATGGACTGCACCTGGACGTTTTAATGAGCCTGTTTAGTTATTccttaaaataaactttttgcTACCTACTTCAAACAATCCACATGCTgaatgctgaactggttctgctgcTTTTTGTTCTGCATCACTGCCTCATTTACTACATTACACTGTGACCTATTACACATTACACtgtcttttatattttgatggaaTGCTCTAAACTTGTCTGGTATCGGCTAACTGTCGACTTATGATGATCAATTACAGGTTAAAAGAAattggcaaaatttgcatcccttGTTGCTTTATCAAAACCTTTGTGTGTTTAAGCTCTAAGAGAAAATGATGGACAGAGTTTGAATAGTGACTGAATCATTCTTTCTTTCAGAGCCCCACAGACATGATGCTGCTGAAAAAGGAGCAGAAGGATGCTGAGCTGGATAAGAAGATTGAGGCACTGAGAAAGAAGAATGAGGCCTTAATGAAGCGCTATCAGGTGTGGATCaaattgtttgtatgtttttctctcttttgtTACACCATGGTAAAATGTCTGACAGTAATATACCTGAACTCTTTTCACtaacttttacattttaaactttaataATCTTTGAATAATGGTTAGAGCAGTCTTATAGCAGATGCAGGcgaatgatccactgtgatGAGCCCTAACACGAGCAGCCAAAGGAGTCAtcttttcatttgttcatttcatTGACCAGCTGTTTGATTAAGAAATTTGTTGGCAGCTGttgtaataattaattttaatagatCTTGTTTTTCAGCTCTAGTAGCCACATGTGACTGTTTCCCTTTAACATCTGTTTATTGCATGTTATTGGTATAGTAgttgattgtttttaaaaaaagagtGGCCTAGAGTCTTCAGTTGGTCTTTAAAGCTTTTGCAATTAGTAAAAATAGGCAATATTGAAGCAGTATTCAGCATTTGGTTATGTAGCTTACAGGTGCTGTAGGAACTTGGTTCTTGACCACAGgctgaatattattattacaagacTGATTGGTTTAAGTTTGTATGAACTTGTGCTGTCATCTTTAGGAGGTAGAGGAGGACAAGAAACGGGCAGAGCAAGAGGGAATGGCACTGCAGGGTCGAAAGGGCAAAGTTGAAGATCTGACCATCACCATTAAGTCCCCGACTGTAAGTGTTCTTTTGTATGTCTTTTATATACACAattgagtcacattattacgaccaccagctaatatccagagtaaccatcgtgtgcagcacggacagcagctagacaggCTGAGAGTGATttaataaggtcctggtaggttgtcacagctgactacagtgcatcccacagctgctggagagTGCGTGGAGAAagatccatagagcgaacacgaTGATCGAGTttgtcccacagatgcttaatTAAGATCAAGTCTGGGGAAtaagggggccagggtagtacttggaagtcttggtcatgctcttctagctgtgtgacatgttgcaatgtcttgctggaagatcccatccgccccaTGGTACTtctacccatgacagcaacgagagatgcatgtatttttttttttatatggaaCACTCACCTACCATCATATTTGTATTTTGGAAtgaattttttaaatgattttatgcTTGTATTTAATAAGTTCATGCTGTTATAGGTTTTTACAATCTCCCGTGAAGAGAAAACTGACCTGTTATGGTCTTCATTCTCTCTGTCCTTTTACCTTGTGCTTAAGGAGAAGCGGTTGGTAACCAAGAAAGGCTCAGGAGACACAAGTCCCAAGGGGCTGCAGAACCAGACAGAAGGACCATCCAGCAGTTTCAGTGCTGGACGTGGCAAAAGGAGGCAGCTTCTAGTTACAGCACCAGCAAACACCAAGGTAAGCTTAGGACAGGGTCTTTATAATGTGTACAGATGAGGGTTTATTTAGAGTGTTTATTTCCACAACACTACTAAGGTTGGATATTACTGCTTTGGGCCGTgggagctcagtggttaaggtttattttgtattttgaatTTCTGTTCTTTTTCATTATATCATTAACACATACATGCAATGTGTTAACACTGTCACTTGGTGTGGCATGCATAATGAGATGGTTGCCAGGGTgttatataactatataactaTTTTAGATCCTGCACCATTCATGACAGTagggaaaataataaaaataatatttttctatattttcttCAGAATATAAAGAATATTAAGATTTCTGTTTTGTTCTTATGCAAACAACAGAAATAATCATGTAAAcaccaaagcatttgtaattttCTAAAAGATTGGGGTTGtcaatatttttggccatgaccgtatacactgatcagccataacattaaaaccacctccttgtttctacactcactgtccattttatcagctcaacttaccatatagaagcactttgtagttctacaataattgactgtagtccatctgtttctctacatacttttttaacctgctttcaccctgttcttcaatggtcaggacccccacaggaccaccacagagcaggtattacctgggtggtggatcattctcagcacttcagtgacactgacatggtggtggtgtgttagtgtgtgttgtgctggtatgagtggatcagacacagcagtgctgctggagtttttaaataccgtgtccactcactgtccactcttttagacactcctacgtagttggtccaccttgtagatttaaagtcaaaGCAGGTCAGAgcagctcatctattgctgctgtttgagtcggtcatcttctagaccttcatcagtggtcacaggatgctgcccacagggagctgttggctggatatatttttgtcggtggactattctcagttcagcagtgacagtgaggtgtttaaaaactccatcagctttgctgtgtctgatccactcttaccagcacaacacacactaacacaccaccaccatgtcagcgtcactgcagggctgagaatgatccaccacccaagtaatacctgctctgtagtggtcctgggagagtcctgaccattgaagaacagcatgaaagggggctaacaaagcatgcagagaaacagatggactacagtcagtaattgtagaactacaaagtgcttctgtatggtaagtggagctgataaaatggacagtgagtgtagaaacaaggaggtggtttgaatgttatggctgatcagtgtatgtatgattGATTTTAAATAGGATTAAGCATCTGATCCATTCAGAAATTATGTGGTGTGTTTTACTTTGACAGTTGTTTTGTTCAGAAGttgttagattattattattaagctaAACATTCATTGTTTTTCACCCATATTTAACAGCTGTGCCAATGGTTTTCAAACCCTAGGCAGCTCTCATTTTTTTATGACTAGATCTGTGTGGATCAGTGTTTTTGTTCCTAATGCTTTGTATATTGTTTGATTATTCCTGATTTTTCAGAAAGTTTTAGTAGAAAAAAAACCAATAAATGCTACAGGTTAAAAGGGACCATGTGCTTCAGCCCTTCTTAACCTGCCTTTGGTGTTCTTTTTGAGTTCTGATTTTAAGATGTGTCCTGCTGCTACAGGGGAAGAGGTCGGTCAGTGAAAGTGTGGAAAACAACAGTCCTTTCAGCCTAGCAGAGATCAAGCACTCAGCTGAGGGGGGTGATGAAGGGGATTCTactgcagaaaaaaacaaatgccCTAATGCCAGAAGAGCCTCACAAACCAAGGTAAGGTGTTTTTCAAAGGGTGTAGATTGTAGCTTTTTGTCAGCGATGTGAGTGTTTGATTAAATTTACTGCGCAGTTGCAAATATTCAACCTCCCTCACTCTAAAATGTATTATGGAGATAAATGTTGGTGTAAAATGAGATGCAGAAACAAACAGTAACTTTAAATACAGTCCACAGTGTAGTAAAAGTAAGGCTGCTTTTACATGGTAAGCCTTTTGCACCATGAGGCTGGGCGCATAATGCTGCTTACTGCAGCGTTTAAGCCTATCACTTGAAATGCAGCAAGGATGTACCACTCAGCAGCAAGCTTAAAAAAACTAATGACGGTGTGtgagagaaaaccggagctctctgAGAAAACCTACgcaagacacggggagaacatgcaaactccacacagaaaggacccaggccgctccacctgggaatctaacccaggaccttcatgctgtgaggtgacagtgctacccactgagccaccatgccaccagaacgcctttatttgtcacatatacatttacatgtgtacaatacaatgaaattctgtttccgcatatcccagcttgatcggaagctggggtcagagcgcaggtacagcctttctacggcgtccctggagcagacagggttaggggCTTTACTCAAGGACGCAACAGTGGCTTCATAGCAGAGCCTTGATTTAAACtgacaatcttccgattgatagctcaaagctctacctactaagctaccactgtttgTTAATTCGAGGGATTTAATTATACTGAAGAGCTACAAAGCCTAGACAAGTTATTCCAGGATGATGAAATTTGCTAGGCAAACCACATTTCACATCTCACTAGCTGCTATGCCATATTTGTGCTCACAATGCCCTTCTAGATATAAGGTCAAACTCATGGTTCATGGTTATGTGAAACATTAAGAATCAGTTTCTCTCCACCATTTATGTGCTTCATTTTTATATCATATAAACAGTTTCTCATTGGTCAAAGTtagtggcaaactgggtcacagTTTAAACAGATTGAATGATAAAAATGAGTGTCAAAGCAGCAAATCTGAGCAGCGCTGAATGCCTAATGTAGCGCAGTGGCAAGGTAAGCAATTCTGCTTTACTTCATGGGAAGCTATGGACGGTCTCCTGTCATTGTCGGGCTCCCACACAGAGACACGCTGTGTCCAAACTAGTCTCGGACATTGCATATCGACCCCTTCCTACCTCCATTTGggtttgtgtggatgcccaaCCAGGTTGTTGGTTTGGCTGGGATTTGAGGACACAGGGTCAAAATCCTCAGTGGTTTGCTAACATGCTAGACCAGTGCACCACTCTTCCCTGTCATTAGTGCACAGAAGTTTTGTGTAAATGCACTGAAATGCAAAGCTCATTACAACGTTCTGTTCTGGGATTCTTAAAAGAATTCAGTAGAAATTGTCACCATTTTCTTACTCACATGTCttatcttttgtatttgagttgtattttgattacatgcTATGAAGATTTGTTTGGGTGCCTGAGTACCaaagtgcatttacattttttaaacacttactattttttatttttattaatgtttcagTCTAGTGGAAAACATCAGTATTTCTTTTGGTGCTGCCTTTGCTAAGCCAGCCAGTCAGCAGGATGCACATAAAGGCCCAGACACTATAGTCACAAACATCCGTACTGCACCCTTTACCCTTTACTCTACATCCACTCCCTCCTTTATATATTACCCACTCCTCCATTTTTCAGTGATCTCAGTATCTGACTCTCATTCCTTTTTTCTTGGCTTGTTTCTCATGCCCTGTTTGCTTGAATAAATATCAGACATGAAGACACGACACTCCACTATATCCAGACTGTTGTGCACTGGGCCAGTGTTCCTATAACCAGTTAATGCCAGCACATTCAATGGCTGCACTGTTGAATATTCATCAGGGTTTAATCGGTGTTGTCTAGACACTGCTCTAGAGAATGCTGTTGTTCAGCTGTTCCCAAGCATCCTCCTCCTTTCTTCCACAATTACAAAGCCTAGACATTTGCCATGACATTTTGgttctaattattattttttttcaaaatggaATACACGCAGGACAAAATGGGCTTAGAAGCCGAATACAGCCAACACTGCCTGATTTATAATACCTTCTTATAACATGCACAAGTTAAGTTGCAGACAGGCGAGTGACAAATGATGGACAGACAGTTTATTCTGTAGGGCCCAACCAATATAATCATTTTACCACAGCTAATGATAAAGATTTTAGAGATGTAAAAAGACCAAACAAATCAGAATATTTGCCACTATCATTAAAATGGTCGAAAACCCAACATAAACCATAaaaatatgtatgtgtatgggagcctatcccagcttctcaatgggcgcaaggcacacagtaacacgccggtccatcacagggcagacacacatacacacacacatacacacacccattcacctgtaaggcaattcagtgtctccaattaacctgcctgcatgtttttggactgtgggaggaaaccagagctccctgaggaaacccacacagacacggggagaacatgcaaactccacacagaacagaCTCacgcacagaaaagacccagaccaccctgcctggggattgaacccaggaccttcttgctgtgagctgacagtgccacccaccgtgccgcccaacgaTTACACCTATTTTGGCTAAAACGCATGAATTCAATAACTCGAACGGGTGTCTTGTACATATAGCACATCCATACTGAAATATCGGTCACTTTGTATTGCTGTACACTCCAGGGTAGCTTATTAGCACAAGTATGATGCAGTTTTAGAGTAAACACAGGCAGTGCAGCATTGCTCCTTTCTCCTAGCTGAGTCAGAGGCTAGATGGTAGCGCTAAAGGTGATTTTAGGGCTCTTGGCGTGGGTAGAGTAAGAGCGCTGATGCACAAAGACACAGCCAGAAGAGAAAAATAGCTAGATTGAGTGGCTGATTGGTCATTATTCTCTCTTGCTCTCACTCTCTAGTGCATTGTTACCAGAATAATGAACTGTAGGTTTGTGTTGTAATTAACATTTAGCTACACTTTGTTTGTGAAGGATAATTTATGCAGCATCAAAGAGaagtatggtgtgtgtgtgtgctactgCTTAAAAAATGTAGCATATAGTTATCAATGTTTCAGTATTATTTGATCCTCtgagttttacatttacattacatttacattttcagcatttagcagacgcttttatccaaagcgacttacattactgtgacagtatattgtctaagcaatcaaaggttaagggccttgctcaagggcccaacagtggcaacctggcagttgtggggcttgaaccagcaacctttcaatcactagtccagtaccttaaccactaggctgcaactgCCCTTATGGGTTTTCTGGGTTTTACTCATGTCCAAATGTTTTTGTGGTGTTTCAGTAGGAACTCCTCTTGTCCAGTTGAGGGCAGCATAATCCTGTTTACAAACGTGCCTATTACTTTAAACTCTTATGTAATATGTGTTatgtaatattttttacagtataTAAAGGGGGCACCTGTTAGTTTTGAATTGTTTTACTATTGCAAATAAGATTTAAACACCTGAAGAACGTAGATTTACTTTAAGTGAGTCAAAGCAAGTGAACCAAAATACTGCATCTGAAAAACACAGAGCTTGATTTGTTTACATTCCTGGTGCCATTCATTATATTTGTAATTATGGTAAACGTGTAGCAATGTTTAGTAGGCATTTAACAGACGAATCTTTGTTACTGCAGCTGAGATTCTCATTTTTGTGCCTGTTTATTCAGGTTGGAAGAAAGCATGAGCTGAAGAGCCGGGGTGATGGGGCTCATCATGGATCCACACAGTATGATGGCTATTCACAGGTAAGCGTTCTGTGTTAATTTTTCAAACTAAACACCAGAAAACAGTAACTAACTAGTTGCAATTCTGCATGCTGTATATTATCGTCAGCCAGAATTGCTCTGCAGATGCAGAGGTCGCATTTTTGCATTTCCCTAATCTACACCGACgagggtgaagtgaataacactgattatctcttcatcacggcacctgttagtgggtgggatatattaggcagcaagcgaacattttatcctcaaagttgatgttagaagcaggaaaaatgggcaagcgtaaggatttgagcgagtttgacaagggccaaattgtgatggctagacgactgggtcagagcatctccaaaactgcagctcttgtggggtgttcccggtgtgcagtggtcagtatctatcaaaagtgtccaaggaaggaacagtggtaaaccggcgacagggtcatgggcggccaaggctaaCTAATGcaagtggggagcgaaggctggcccgtgtggtccgatctaacagacgagctactgtagctcaatctgctgaagaagttaatgctggttctgataaaaggtgtcagaatacacagtgcatctcagttcgttgcgtatggggcagaaaaaagggggaccaacacaatattaggaaggtggtcataatgttatgcctgattggtgtataagtaGTTTGACTTTAGTTCAATACGCTTATATTTAACATATAACAGGCACACAATTATTTTCGGTCATTACGGGTAATCTGTCACCACAAATGATATATGTGTATTAAAGGAGAAAGTGATACCAGGCACAGCTGCGAACACTTGAATTTAAACACCATAACACTTGAATTTAGAACCATAACGACTTTTTTAGGaccccctgagcaagacccataactctcaattgcttgcactgtatcaGTCACCACTGTAAGACTcttgagacagaaaaagtactATTAAAATGACGTGAATGTAATTTAAGAAGCCTGAAGCTAAACTatggattggtgctctgtcTAGCGTATTTATGCGTTGTGCCCAGTTGTGTTCCCACGAATCTTACAGGGCTTCACATCATTTTATtgacttattcatttattaggatttaaacatcatgttttacacactttggttacattcatgacagaaacggtagttactcgttacacaagagtcAGCCCTAGTATTCAGTGActttttatttgatattttaaCGTATTTTTCAGTTAATTCattgacattaaataaaaacaaagctaaTTAATAGGAGCAGGAGCATTTCCACATAGGAATTTGGTTTCTAGCGTTGGTATTTTTGGTAAGCTGTGGTCATAATTagctttttgcagcattgtgaTTAATTGTGGACTTATGTCGTGTACAGGGAGTCGCACTATGTCTCCATGTGAATCCTCTACCACAGCAGTTCACACAGCAGGTCTCTTCTGACCTTTCCTCCTTCAGCTACCATagagatttaaactcaagacctctgtgccacccaagaGCCCTACAtgtatatgtttttaataaagtgaCCAAATATCCCTCCACACGATATTTATTTTAGCATGTACAGCAATACatttttgttatatttaaaagacattgtgtgtaaatgtgaaagaaatgtgtttaatggaTATTTTTTATATCACATGCCTCTGTGTCTTTGTCCCGGCTTTTTTCGAGTATCGTAGTTGAAATTTA is a genomic window containing:
- the LOC134325541 gene encoding coiled-coil domain-containing protein 9-like isoform X3, with translation MDRASPTDMMLLKKEQKDAELDKKIEALRKKNEALMKRYQEVEEDKKRAEQEGMALQGRKGKVEDLTITIKSPTEKRLVTKKGSGDTSPKGLQNQTEGPSSSFSAGRGKRRQLLVTAPANTKGKRSVSESVENNSPFSLAEIKHSAEGGDEGDSTAEKNKCPNARRASQTKVGRKHELKSRGDGAHHGSTQYDGYSQQSEGSDALCNPDLNIATSSEEQLEYLRWKQERELIDRERVARHKNSQGQWRRAWDLDKTEFM
- the LOC134325541 gene encoding coiled-coil domain-containing protein 9B-like isoform X2; the encoded protein is MAHFIPGKMDEPLTCTGLYNEKYACGDADYHFPIEDYFQHLYIYYNDHLESPTDMMLLKKEQKDAELDKKIEALRKKNEALMKRYQEVEEDKKRAEQEGMALQGRKGKVEDLTITIKSPTEKRLVTKKGSGDTSPKGLQNQTEGPSSSFSAGRGKRRQLLVTAPANTKGKRSVSESVENNSPFSLAEIKHSAEGGDEGDSTAEKNKCPNARRASQTKVGRKHELKSRGDGAHHGSTQYDGYSQSEGSDALCNPDLNIATSSEEQLEYLRWKQERELIDRERVARHKNSQGQWRRAWDLDKTEFM
- the LOC134325541 gene encoding coiled-coil domain-containing protein 9-like isoform X1, producing MAHFIPGKMDEPLTCTGLYNEKYACGDADYHFPIEDYFQHLYIYYNDHLESPTDMMLLKKEQKDAELDKKIEALRKKNEALMKRYQEVEEDKKRAEQEGMALQGRKGKVEDLTITIKSPTEKRLVTKKGSGDTSPKGLQNQTEGPSSSFSAGRGKRRQLLVTAPANTKGKRSVSESVENNSPFSLAEIKHSAEGGDEGDSTAEKNKCPNARRASQTKVGRKHELKSRGDGAHHGSTQYDGYSQQSEGSDALCNPDLNIATSSEEQLEYLRWKQERELIDRERVARHKNSQGQWRRAWDLDKTEFM